Proteins encoded within one genomic window of Platichthys flesus chromosome 17, fPlaFle2.1, whole genome shotgun sequence:
- the LOC133972500 gene encoding plasma kallikrein-like yields the protein MGTCSILLGLLSFCSLCFSQECAQELIENVDFPGTDITFLYSPDARHCQQLCTEHPSCLFFSFLRHDYTRDNRNFYCYLKSTPSLKPNVRTQVQGITSGFSLKNCLSKLEQPCWPQLYQNVDFLGADYKSLFTSTGEECQRICTQDPHCQFFTFVNDAFTSEYIRYKCHLKHSWSVPRTVIKREVGAVSGFSHKLQIPQYFGTVCQGKLFLNTDIPGHDIDKLPAASAEHCQALCTDKPSCTYFSYNSGDFQCWLKGNPSRMVTSTKVGFTSGIPVHFCQMDNSWLQVSHEGVSFQGSDLRSESMDDPDKCQRACTTDPLCQFYTYFHESYPNPDFRRRCYLKRVITAPAPPRVNKLNNVVSGFSLKNWV from the exons ATGGGAACCTGTTCGATTTTACTGGGTCTGctctctttctgcagcctcTGCTTCAGTCAAG AATGTGCTCAGGAGTTGATCGAGAATGTGGATTTCCCGGGAACAGATATAACATTTCTCTACTCTCCGGATGCAAGGCACTGTCAGCAGCTGTGCACCGAGCACCCCTCCTGTCTCTTCTTTAGCTTTCTTCGACATGACTATACCAGAGATAACAG gaacTTCTACTGCTACCTCAAGTCCACACCCTCTCTAAAGCCCAACGTCCGGACTCAAGTACAGGGTATCACTTCGGGCTTTTCTCTCAAAAACTGCCTCTCAAAGCTGG AACAACCTTGTTGGCCTCAGCTGTACCAGAACGTGGACTTCCTGGGGGCAGACTACAAATCATTGTTCACCTCCACTGGTGAGGAGTGTCAGAGGATCTGCACACAGGACCCTCACTGTCAGTTCTTTACTTTTGTAAATGACGCCTTCACATCAGAGTACATAAG ATACAAATGTCACCTTAAACACAGCTGGTCGGTACCGAGGACCGTTATAAAGAGAGAGGTTGGAGCAGTATCTGGATTCTCCCACAAACTGCAAATACCTCAATACTTTGGAACAG tttgCCAGGGAAAGCTTTTCTTAAACACTGACATCCCAGGACACGACATTGACAAGCTGCCCGCCGCCTCTGCTGAACACTGTCAGGCTCTGTGCACTGATAAACCAAGCTGTACATATTTCTCTTATAACAG TGGTGACTTCCAATGTTGGTTGAAGGGAAATCCATCTAGAATGGTGACCAGCACCAAAGTGGGATTCACATCTGGGATACCGGTGCACTTCTGCCAGATGGATAACA GTTGGCTTCAAGTGTCTCATGAAGGAGTCAGTTTCCAAGGTTCTGACCTTCGCTCTGAGTCAATGGATGATCCAGACAAGTGTCAGAGGGCCTGTACTACAGATCCTCTTTGCCAGTTCTACACCTACTTCCATGAATCCTACCCCAACCCTGATTTCAG GCGCCGCTGTTACCTCAAGCGTGTCATCACAGCACCTGCTCCTCCCAGAGTGAATAAATTGAATAATGTCGTGTCCGGATTCTCCCTGAAGAACTGggtgtag